The following is a genomic window from Geoalkalibacter halelectricus.
CCCGACCTGGGAGGCGCCGCCGGAGCCGGAGATGTTGGCCGAGAGCAGGTCGGAGAAGATGGTGCGGCTCGATTTGAAGCCGATAGTGTTGGTGTTGGCGATGTTGTTGCCGAGCACGCTCATGGCGTTGCCGTTGGTGTTGAGACCCGAGACGCCGGTGTACAGTGCGCTGGAAATACCCATGGTGTTTCATCCTCCGTGGTGAGGGGCCGCCTCTGTCGGTCGGCGGCCCGCGAACCTCCTCGTTGAGGACCGGTTCGGTTGGTTTAAAAGCTGGTCAGTTGTCCGTGGTTCGTTGTCCGTTGTTTAAAACTTTCAGGCGATGATGGCGCTGTCGATGTTGGTGAAGACGTTGTTTTTGAGGCTGTGCTGGTCGACGACGGTGACGACGGTGGAATTTTTGACGCTCACCACCAGGGCATTGCCGTCGAGCATCACCAGGGAGTCGCGCCCGCCCTTGGCCTGGACGGATTGCACCGCGCTTTCGATGCGGCCCAGTTCGGCGGGGCCGAAGTTGATGCCGCGGCTCTCCATGCGCGCCAGGGCGTGGCGGGAGAACTGCAGCTCGGGCTTGCCTTTGAGCTGTCCGCGCAGCACCTCGTCGAAAGAGGCGCCGGCGGGCCTGGCCGGTTGCCGGGCGCTCGCGGGCGGCGGCTGAGGCGCCGTCGGATAGACCGGCGGGGTATAGAGAGTGAATTTATCGCTCATGGTTAGAGATCCCTGACGCTGACGATGTCCTTGAGGCGGAAATTGCCGTTGTCCGAAACCAGCCAGTTGGTGCCGCCGAGCATATCCACCCCGGTGATGACGCTTTTGACCAGGGGTTTGGCCGGCATCGTTTCCTCCGCGGCATCCAGGGCCCGCACCACCACCTGGTATTCGCCGGGAGCGACCTTCTGGCCGTTGAGGCCGACGCCGTTCCAGGTGAGGAAATGCTCGCCGGCCGAGGTGGCCGCGGCCGGCAGGTTGGCGACGTTGCGGCCGGTGGCATCGAGAATATGCAGGCTCACCTCATGGGCCGTGCTGTCGAGCTTGTAGCCGAGGGTGGCCGAGGTGCCGTTGAACGCAAAGGCGCCATTGCCCGACACCGCTTCCTTGCCGATCATGGAGAGGGCCGAGAGTCGCTCCATCTCCATGGAACTGCCGGCCATCAGGCCGAGGTTGTCGTTGATGGCGAAGAGCTGCTCCAGGGAGCTGAACTGCGCCAGTTGGGCGGTGAACTCGGTGGGATCCTGGGGATTCATGGGATCCTGGTTCTGCAGTTGGGTTACGAGCAGGAGCAGAAAATCGTCCTTGCCCATGACCGAGCCGCCCGCGAGGGATTTGGTCAGGCTGCCTGAAGCGACCGCCTGGGTGTCCGCTATGACCGTCATGAAATTACTACCTCCCGGTTCTGTCAGATCCGCAGGTTGATGCCTCCGCCGGCAGGGGCGGCAGCGCTTGGCTCAGGGCTTTCTTTTTCCAGGGCCGCCAGGGATCTGGCGGATGTACGCGGTTGCGCAAACTCCGCCGCGGGCCGTTGATCGAAGGCCTGATGCCCGCCGTTGCGCCGTCCGTCGTCAAGACCGACCTCGAAACTGTCGATTTTGACGCCCTGACCTTCCAGGGCCTCACGCAGACGATGGAGGTTGCGCTCCAGAACCTCCTGAACCTGCGGGGTCTGAGCCAGCACCTGGGCCTTGAGCACGCCCTTTTCCATCACCAGTTCCATGCGCAGCTCGCCCAGTTCCTGGGGATTTAGCCGCAGGGTCATGACGCTGCGTTCTCCGGCGTTGCGCACCTGGAGGCGTTCCATAACCTGGTTGAGGATCTGCTGCTCGGGAACCTGAGCGCCTGAGGGCAGCTTGACGGTTTGGGGTGCCGCGGCTTCCGGTGTAACAGGCGCGCTTCGCGCTGTGTCCACGGCGAAGGTCGTGCTTGGCTCCGCCGCTGCTCCCGGAGAGGGGAGAGCAACTTCAGCCGCCGGATTGCGGTGCAGCAACGTGCCTGCGTCCGATTGCCCCTGGCGGGAGGCGAGCCCCGCGATCCGGGAGCTTTCCTCGCCGGCTCCTGGTTCCTGCACCAGGACCGCGTCCAGCCGTCCGCCCTCGCTCGGGCGCAGGCTTTCGCCGTGCAGGGCACGTGGGCCGAGCAACGCCGCGAAACGCGCATCCATGGTGTCTCTGAGCATCTGGCCGGGCTCATCCCGGCGCAGGCTCGGTGCTGGGGCGCCTTGGGATTCGGGGGACACACCCCTGTCCACCCCAGGCTCAACTGCCGCCTTGCCCATCTGCTCAGGAACCACGGCTTGCATCCTGGCCGCCATGACGGCAGAGTCGGTTGCCGCGCCGGACGCTTGCGCACCGGGGCGCAAGGCCTGGGCGTGCGCCTTGGGATCAACCGGCACTGCTTCGGGTTGGGGCGTCAATTCCTGACGAGAAGTCTCGCCCCAGGGATTTTGCGCACCGCCCTGTGCCCCGAAGGACGGCTGAGCCTGCGGCAATCCGGAATCCGGCTGTCGCAGGGACACAAAGCCAGGATGTTGCTCGACCGCAAAAGCGGCGCGGCCTTCACCTGGCGATACGTCTGCTTGCACTTGCGGGGCAGAAGTCCCCTGGGGCAGGTTTTCGTATCGAGGCCCTTGGGCCGGCAGCTCCCGCGCCATCTCGGCAACCTGAGCGGGGATCAGGGTCGGCTGCGGCGTGAAAAGCTCCGCGGGCTGCGCGCCCAATGCCTGATCCTCGGCGGCCAGAGCGGAGAACAACTCCTCGTTGTGCTCGCCGGCCCCGGCGAGGGCCTGCAACAACTTGGCGAAATTATCGTTGTTCACGCCCTTCCCCTGGGCCTGAGCCCCAGCAAGACCGGGAAGCAGCTGAGTCATATCGATCATGAGTGCTTGCATATCGTTTCACCTCCTTTCATCGCGAAGTGGTGGTGCCTGCCTGCCGGAGCCTTTAGTTCTCCGGCGAGGAATAGGAAACGGTGAGTCGCGAGGCGATTTCGTAGTCCATGGCGGCCAGGATGCGGCCGGCGGATTTGGCGCGCATGCCTTCGAGAATGGCCACGGCCAGTTCCTTGTCCAGGGTGGTGAGAATGCGCGCGGCGCTGGCGGGGTCCATACGTTCGTACATTTTGCTCAATTCCTGGGCCTTCTGGATTTCGACCTCATCCTTCTGCGCGAGCATGACGGCCAGCTCTTCACGCCACTGCCGCAGCTCGCCGAGTTTCTTATCGACCTCGGCCTGCAGAGTCTTTAGCTCGATTTCGCGCTGATCCAACTTCTTTTCCCGCTCCTGCAGGGCGCGGCGCTGCTCCTGCAGTTCGTTGAGAATGCGGCGCTCTTCCACCGAGCCGGCCTGCCCGGGCGCGGGCACCAGAAACAGCAGTGCGATCATCAGCAGGGGGGGCAGCATCAAACGGGTCATGAGCTCATCTCCTGTGAAACTGAACGGCGATCTCGTCGAGCACGATGCCGTCGCGGCGTTTGCTTTCTTGCTCGAATTCGAGGCGCTTTTTTTCCTTGAGTTTTTCCAGCAGCTTTTTGTCGCGCCCGGCTTCCGTAAGGCGCAGGCGCTTTTGATCGATCTGGCGGCGCAACCGCTCGAGATCCTCCACCAGTCGCGCCACCGTCTCCACCTTGTGGCTGATGCGGTTTTGGAACAGCAGCAGATACTCGCAGCGAATACCGTCACGCTGGTGCTCTTCGAGATCGCGGTAGAGCTCACTCAGATCCTGCTCCTCCTGGGTCAGCCGGGTGAGCAGATCGGCTTCCTGCTGCAGGCTGCGCGCCAGATCCTGCTTGGCCTGGTCCTCGAGAATCTGGCGATAGTCGAGAACCGGTTGCAGTTTGAACTTCGGTGTCATGGATCAGCCTCCAGGCTGAAAAACAAAAAGAAAAAAGGGACGTATCTTTTCACCTGGTGTGGGGTCGCAACCCCCATGGCGAGGGTGTCTGGCGCCAGGGATGGCGCCGGCCAAGCGGCCAGGACGGCGAAAAGCGCCCCTTGCCATGGGGGTTGTGGCCCCACGCCGAACAGTTACGGAGCTCAGCGCAACTCCTTGCGCCGGTCGAGCACCAGGGCCTCGAGTTCGGCCAGGGTCGTGTCCAGATCGACCTTCTCGTCCATGCCCTGGCGCAGAAACTCCGTCACCGCCTCGATGCGGGTGAGGGTGTAGTCGATCTTGGCGTTGCTGCCCTTGGCGTAGGCGCCGATGTTGATGAGATCCTCGGCTTCCTTGAAGGTGGCGAGGATCTCGCGCACCTGTCCGGCGCACCTGAGGTGTTCGGTGGAGACGATATCGCGCATGACGCGGCTGGACGAGGCCAGGATATCGATGCAGGGATAGTGGTTTTTGGCGGCCAGGGCGCGCGAGAGCACGATGTGGCCGTCGAGGATGGAGCGCACCGCGTCGGCGATGGGCTCGTTCATGTCGTCGCCTTCGACCAGCACGGTGTAGAGACCGGTGATGCTGCCGCGGTCGCGGAAGGACCCGGCGCGCTCGAGGAGCTTGGGCAGGGTGGCGAACACCGAAGGCGTGTAGCCCTTGGTGGTGGGCGGCTCGCCCACGGCCAGCCCGACCTCGCGCATGGCCATGGCAAACCGCGTGACCGAGTCCATCATCAGCAATACGTCGGCGCCCTGGGCGCAGAAGTATTCGGCGACGGTGGTGGCGACGAAGGCGCCGCGCATGCGCAACAGCGGCGACTGATCCGAGGTGGCGACCACCACCACGGAGCGTGCCAGGCCCTCGGGCCCCAGGTCGCGTTCCATGAATTCCATGACCTCGCGGCCACGCTCGCCGATCAGGGCGATGACGTTGACGTCGGCGCGGGCATGCTTGGCCATCATGCCGAGCAGCACGCTCTTGCCCACCCCCGAACCGGCCATGATGCCCATGCGTTGGCCCAGGCCGCTGGTCAAAAGGGCGTTGATGGAGCGCACCCCCAAATCCAGGGGTTGGGCGATTTTCTTGCGCTCCAGGGGGCCGGGCGGCAGGGCATAGAGCGGCATCTCGCGCCCGCCGTCCAGGGGCGGCCCGCCGTCGAGGGGCTCGCCCATGGCGCCGATGACCCGCCCCAGCAGCCCGTCATGAACCTGCAGCGCGGCGCTGGAGCGACGCACCCGGATCAGGCTGCCGGGCCCCAGCCCGCGCAATTCCCCCAAGGGCATGAGCAGCGCCTGGGAGTCGCGAAAGCCCACCACCTCGGCGGGAACCGCGGGTCCGCCGTCGAGGGGCTGAATCTCGCAGAGGGTGCCTACCGAGGCCTGGGGACAAGAGCCCTCGACGATCAGCCCGACGATGCGGGTGACCTTGCCGAGCACCCGCAGGGGGGGCACGGCGCGAATGCTTTCGAGCAGCGCCTCCATCAGCGCGCTCCGAGATGTTCTTGCAGCCGCTGGCGGATCTCGTCGAGGCGGCTGTCGATGGTGGCGTCGACCTGGCCCAGGTGGGATTCCACCACGCAGCCGCCGCGCGAAACCCCGTCGTCGGCGCTGAAGCGCAGGTCGCGCAGACCGCTCACCGCCGCCAGGAACAACGGCTTGTGCTCGACCACCAGGGCGAGATCCTCGGGATGCACCCGCACCTGGTATTCGTCCGCCTTAAGAGCATGCTGCAGAGCGCTTTTAAGGGTTTCGAGCACGAACTCCGGGCGCGTGTCGATCTCGGCCCCAACCACCTGCTCGGCAATCGCCATGACCAGACGCACCATGTCCTCGGTGCTGTTTTTCAGCAAGGTGGCGCGCAACCGGCTCACCTCGTCGAGGGCCTGGCTCAGGGCATCGGCGGCCTGCACCAGCGCGCCGGCGGCCTCATTCATGGCCTGGCGGTGACCCTCGCGGCGCGCCTCCTCGAGCTGTTCGCGCGCCGCCGCGGCGGTGGGTGCCGCCTGGGCGGGCTGTTCCAACACCCGGGCGCGCGCGCTCAGATCCTCCGCGACAAACACGCCGAACCCGCCCAGGGCCTGATCCGCGTCCTGCGCGTCGAAATCCAGGAAGCGCAAAGTCTTGAGCGCTGCCGTCTCCTCCATGCGAAATACCCTAGACAAGCGCATCCTCCCCGCCGCGGCCCGGAATCACCAACTGGCCTTCCTCCTCGAGCTTGAGCGCCACCTGCAGGATGGTCTGCTGCATGGCCTCGACCTCGGAAACCCGCACCGGGCCCATGGCCTCGAGATCCTCCTCGATCATCTCGGCGGCGCGCTGGGAGATGTTGCTGAAGATCTTTTCCTTGACTTCGTCGGATGCCGATTTGAGTGCCAGGGTCAGGGTGTCGTTGTTGACCTCGCGCAGCACCATCTGCAAGGAGCGATTGTCGAGCTTGACCAGGTCCTCGAAGGTGAACATCTTGCGCCGGATGGTTTCGGCCATTTCCGGGTCGGTGACCTCCAGGGCGGCAAGAATCGCCCGGTCGCCGCCCTTGTCGAGCCGCCCGAGGATTTCCACTACCTTGTCGATGCCGCCGACCTGCTTCTGCTCCTTGCTCACCACCACGCCGATCTCACGCTGCAAGGCATCCTCGATCTGCGCGATGACCTCGGGCGACACCCGGTCGATCTTGGCCACGCGGTACATGACGTCGGCCTGCAGCTCCTCGGGAAGAAAAGAGACAACCTTGCTCGCATGCTCGGATTTCTGCGTCGAGAGAATCAGGGCGATGGTCTGGGGATGCTCGCTTTCAAGCAGGCTGGCCACCATGCGCGGCTGCATCATGGAGATGGTTTCCAGGGGCCGGCCCTCGGTACCGCTGGCGACCTGCTCGAGCAGGCTCTCGGCACGCTCGTCGTCGCCGGAGCTGGCGATGGCGCGGCGCACGAAATCGTTGCCGTTGACGAACAGCCCGATGCTTTTGTTCTGGATCTGGCGGCATTCGTTGAGCACGTCGCGCGCGATGTCGGCGGGCACGTGGTCGATGGCCATCATACAGCGGCTGATCATGCGCACCTCAAGATCGTCGAGCTCGGCAAAGATCGCCGAGGAGGCTTCCTCGCCCAGACACAGCAGCAAAATCGCCGCCTTTTCCACACCGGAGAGTTTCGAATATTGCATGGCCATCGCCTCGGGCTTAGCTTTCCTTAAGCCAGGTTTTGATCACCTGGGCCGGGGTGGCCTTACCGGCCAGCACCTCGTTGCGGATCTGCGCCATCGGATCGCGGGGCCCAGGCAACATGCCGGTCTGGCTCATCTCCGACTCCAGCTCCTCGACGGTCTTGTAATGCTCGACGGCCTTGGCCTCGGTCTTGAGGGTACGCACCAGGGGCCGCACCAGCAGGAAATAAACCAGGGCGGCGGCGATGGCCAGCAACGCGTACTTGATCAACGGCCAGAACTGCCAGAACCGATCCAGGGGGCTTGATTCCACCCCGGGAAAATCGGCCAGGCCGTTCTCGAAGGGCATGGAGACGATCTGGATCTGATCGCCGCGGTTGCGATCCAGCCCCAGGGCGCCGATGACCATATTCTCGATGGACAGCAGCTCGTTGTTGTTGCGCGGCACGAAGGCCGGGCCCTCGCTGCCCGGAGCCGCCGGCCGATCACCGACCAGCACCGCCACCGAGAGGTTGCGGATTCCGCCGACGGAGCCGATGGTGCGGCTAATGGATTTGCTGATTTCGAAATTGGTGGTTTCCTCGTTGCGGCTCGACGGAATACCGCCGCCCAAGGCAAAGGCCGGGCCTTCAAGGTTGGATTCCACCCCGGGCACGCCGCCGGCGGCCTGCTGACCGGAGCGCTCTTCCATGACCTGCTCGCTACGCACCGCGGTGCGGCTGGGATCGAAAATTTCCTCGGTGCGCTCGACCTGGGAGAAATCAAGTTGCGCGGTAATGCGGACCAGCGAATTGCCGATCCCCAGGGCGCGGTCGAGCAGGGACTGGGCGCGCTCCTCAAGACTGCGCTCGACACGGCTCTGATAGTCGAGCATCCCCGGCGTCATGGGGCCTTCGATGCCGTCGCCCGGCCGTTTCGAGAGTACCCGCCCGGTGGAGTCGATGACGGTGACGTTTTTCGGGTCCAGCCCCTCGATGCTGCTCGCCACCAGGTGCACGATACCCTGCACCTGGCCGTCGCTGGGGCTGCGCCCGGGCACCAGTTGGAGAATCACCGAGGCGGTGGCCTCCTGCTGCTGCTCGCGAAACAGGCGCCGCTCCGGCAGGGCCAGGTGCACCCGCGCGCCCTCCACCAGGGAGAGATTGGCGATGGTGCGCGCCAGCTCGCCCTGCAGGGCGCGTTGATAGTTGACCTTCTGGGCGAAGTCGGTCATGCCGAAACTCTGCTTGTCGAACAGCTCGAAACCGACGCCGCCGCCCTGGGGAATGCCGGCGCCGGCCATCTCCAGGCGCGCCTCGTAGACCTGGTTGGCGGGCAGGTAGATGGAGCGCCCCTCGTTCTGCAACCGATAGGGGATGCGGTTGTCCTTGAGCCAGGTCACCACGGCCGCCGCGTCGGTGGAATCGAGATTGCTGTAGAGCAACCGATAATCCCCGGTGCGCGCGCTCAGGATGATAAGCGCGAACAGCAGCAGGCTCACCAGCCCTACCCCGGCAAAGCTCAGCTTGCGCTTGAGGGGCCATTGCATGATGAGCTCAAACAGATTTTTCGGCGGTAATTTTTTCGCTTCTTCGGCCATCGGCCCGAAACCTCATTGAAAGGTGGGATCGCTGTGCTTGCGGGATCGCTACGCCCAATCCCACCTTAAACCTGCATGCGCATCACTTCGTGATAGGCTTCGCTGACCTTGTTGCGCATCTGCACCATGAGACGCAGGGAAATGTCGGCCTGCTCCATGGAGATCATGACTTCGTGCAGGTTCTTGGCCTGGCCGCTGTGCAGTTCCTCGACCTGGCGGTCGGCATGGATCTGGGCGGCGTTGACCTTGGTAATGGTGTCGGCGAGAATTTCACCGAAGCCGGGACCGCTGGCGGCGGCGGCCGGGCGGGCCGGGGGGGTGCCCAGGCCCTGCAGATGCGTGAGCAGGGTGATGTCTTTCATGATTCAATCCTACCTTCCGATTTCAAGGGCCTTGAGGGCCATGCGTTTGCTGGCCTTGACCACGGTGACGTTGGCTTCATAAGCGCGGCTGGCCGATTTCATATCCACCATCTCGTCCATCAGGTTGATGTTGGGCATGGCCACATAGCCGGTCTCGTCGGCGTCTGGGTGCGAGGGGTCGTAGACCAGTTTCGGCTCGCTGGTGTCGGCGAGGATGCGATCGACCCGCACTCCCTGCACCGCGCCGCGCAGGCTTCGATCAAGTCGCTCTTCAAAAGACGTGCCCACCGGACGAAAAACCACGCTTTTCTTTTGGTAGGGACCGCCCTCGGGAGTGCGGGTGGTCTCCATATTGGCCAGGTTCGAGCTGATGGTGTCCATGCGCAGGCGCTGCGCCTGAAGCGCCGAGGAACTGATCCGCAAACTATTGAAAAGATCCATAAGTCAACTCCTTAGCGCCCATCCTGGGCGACGTATTTGAGCAGTCCGAGTTTTTTGCTGAGCATCTGCGCCGCCGCTTCGTAGAGCAGTTGGTTTTCGGCCATGTTGAGCATTTCCTGGTCGACGCTGACGTTGTTGCCGTCGCCGACGCCGGATTGATCCGGGGTGCGCAACACCCGCCCCGACACCTGATCGAGATTGTTTTGCGACAGGGGAAAGTGGCGCGCGTGGGTGGCCGCCATTTTTCCGTCATTGCGTCCCACGGCGGCGCTCAGGGCCTCGGCGAACTCAAAGCGCGCCGCCGTGTAGCCGGGCGTGTTGCCGTTGGCGATGTTGCTGGCGATGACCTGCTGGTTCTGCTGGCGCAGATCAAGCACCTTGTGCAGCAACTGGCTGGTTTGGTCGAAAATTCCCAAATTGGACATGGTATTGCTCTCCTTCCGTCAACAAGCGGCCCCGAAAACCCTGCGCCGCTGTCGGTCTTTTGACAGGGCCGGACTCACAGAGCCAGAACCGCGATCTTTTCCTGACCCAGGCGTCGCCAGAGGTCACTGCTGCCCTCATCGACCAATTGGCGCAAAAGCTTAAGAGCCAGGACTCGGTCGCCCTGGTGCAGATGGATCTGCGCGCAGCGGTAGGCGGCTTGGTCGGCGGTCTGTGCCTGGGTCCGCAGGGCCTCGAAATGCTCCAGGGCCTCCGCGTGCCGTGCCGCCCGATAGAGGGCCTCGGCTAGCAGCAGATGCTCCTCGGCGCTAAACACACCCGCGGGCTGCGCCACCAGGCGCTTGAGGCAGTCGATGGCCTGGGGGTAGCGCCCCAGTTGGAAATTGAGTTGCCCGCCGAGTCGATCGAGTTCGACGCCCGCGGGCCGCTCCGGCGCGCTGAGCAGGGCGGCGGCCTCCTCCCTGCGTCCCGCGACTTTGAGGGCGCGCGCCTCGATGAGCAGCACCTCGGCCCGGTCGGCGCCGCGCGGATATTCGCGCGCGTAGCGCCGTGCGTATTCTCTGACGGATTCATACTGGCCGCGCTCCAGCAGCACCCGCACCAGGGGCAGGTAAAGGCCTTGTTCGCGCCCGGGTTCACGGTTGTTGTCGAGCATGAACAGATACACCCGGGCGGCGCGCCCGAGCAGTTCCATGTCGCGAAACGCTCCGGCCAGGCGCTTGAGAAAATCCCAATCGATGCGGTGATCGAGCAGGATCTCGCGGTGGCGCTCGACCAGCACCAAGGCCTGCAAATACTCCTCGGCCGCGATCAGCTCGTCGATCACCGGCGGCAGCAGCTCACCGAGCAGGGCCTCGGCCTCGCCGCGCAGGGTGCCGCTGAAGTAGTTGCGGATGAATTGCTCGAGCACCGTCACGCTACGCCGGTTGTCATGGCCCAAATGCAGGGCCAGGGCCTGCTTGAAGGCCGCTTCCTCGCGCAGCCCGCGCTCGGGCGCCTCCTCGGCCAGGCGCCCGTAGTCCATGATGGCCCACACCAGACTCTTGTCCTCGCCGCGAATCACGGCCAGGTCAATCAGCTTGAGCGTCGCGCGGGGTCCGCCCTGGCTGTCGGGGAAAGCGACCAGCACCCGATCGAGCAGTATCCGTGCTTCGCGGGCATCGCCGGAACGCCAGTTTGCCTGCGCCTGGGCGAAGACGGCCAACCCCTGAGCGGGCTCGCCCGCGCTCAGGCCGGCGAGGCTGGCATAGGCCTGCGCCGCCTCGGCAAATCTCTGCAGGGCGTAATGAGAGCGCGCCAGGCGCTCCACGGCGAAGGCGTGGCGCAATTCGCCGTAGCGGGCCTGCAATGCCTCAAACAGCTCCAGGGCTTCCTCATGACGACCGACGCCGCTTAGGGCGGCGGCGCGCGCCAGACGGCGCAGATCGTCGGTGCCGCCCTCCAGGCTCAGACTCTCGAGGAGGACCAGGGCCTGGGCATCGCGCCCCATGCCCAGCTGGATCTCCGCCTCAAGCAGACCGACGCGCGCCGCCAGGGGATCGTCCTCGGCGAGCACCATACGCGCCTGGCTGAGTTGAAACAACGCGCCATGGGGATCGCCGCCGGCGGCCTGCGCGTAGGCAGCCAGATAGCGCGCCCGCGCCTCCAGGACCACTCCCGCGCGCCCCTCGACGAGTTCCTTGAGACGGCGGCGCGCCTCCTGCATCGCGCCGGTGCGCGCCAGGGCCTCGCCGGTTAGAAGTTCGAATTGTTCCCGTGCCGCACCCTTCAGGGCTGCATTGGGCACCTGGCGTAAAATCTCCAGAGCGCCCCGCCAGTCTCCGCCATGGCCAAGTTCCAGGGCCGCGTTGAGGGTCGCGGTGAATTCCCCGGCCGCGTTTGGCTCCAGGGGTGCCAACGCCTCCAGGGCCGGCAAGGAGTAGAGCGGCTGCAACTCGAAGCGCAGGGGCGTTTCATAATCGGCAAAAAAGCGGCGCCAGTCGCCGGCGTAGCGCGAATGGCGCTTGCGCTGCCCGGTCGCGCCGTCGGCCTGCACCATCAGGGAGCCGCCCAGGCGCGGCGCGATGGCGGTACGCCGGGCGGCGTCCGCCTCGTCCCAAAACACCTCGAGCACCACCTGGTTGCGGCCGCGGTCGTAAACCGCCTCGGCGCGCGCCGGCGGCCGCCGGAACAGATGGGACACCACCAGGTCACCACGGCGGTTGATGAACAGCACGCGGATCAGGCTGGCATCCTCGGGCAGGCCCTGAACATTGGTCCCCAGGGCGGCATTGCTCAGGGTCAAGTCGACGCGCTGACCCGAAATCGCTACTTGTGGCGTGGTCCGCGCCGAGAGGTGCAGGGTGATGCGCACGGCGCCGACCCCTTCCTCCTTGGCCATGCCCAGCACCAGGGCCCCGGGCGACTGGGCCGCGACCGGCGCCGCCCACAAAAGCAGGCCGGCGACCAGGAAAAGAATGATTTGAAAAAAATTAGTTCTAGCCAATTTCCTACCTCCGCATGGAGACAGGCAAGCGAAATTCATGCCAGACGCCTCTGTCGGCTTTTTGACCGCCGCCTCACCCCTGGCACAGGGTTCTGCAAAGGCCCAGAAAGCCCTGGGGGCTCTCAAGGATGGCGCGTGCGGGTCAAAAATTTTTGGCCCGAATTCTGCTTGAAGGGTTCGCGG
Proteins encoded in this region:
- a CDS encoding tetratricopeptide repeat protein gives rise to the protein MARTNFFQIILFLVAGLLLWAAPVAAQSPGALVLGMAKEEGVGAVRITLHLSARTTPQVAISGQRVDLTLSNAALGTNVQGLPEDASLIRVLFINRRGDLVVSHLFRRPPARAEAVYDRGRNQVVLEVFWDEADAARRTAIAPRLGGSLMVQADGATGQRKRHSRYAGDWRRFFADYETPLRFELQPLYSLPALEALAPLEPNAAGEFTATLNAALELGHGGDWRGALEILRQVPNAALKGAAREQFELLTGEALARTGAMQEARRRLKELVEGRAGVVLEARARYLAAYAQAAGGDPHGALFQLSQARMVLAEDDPLAARVGLLEAEIQLGMGRDAQALVLLESLSLEGGTDDLRRLARAAALSGVGRHEEALELFEALQARYGELRHAFAVERLARSHYALQRFAEAAQAYASLAGLSAGEPAQGLAVFAQAQANWRSGDAREARILLDRVLVAFPDSQGGPRATLKLIDLAVIRGEDKSLVWAIMDYGRLAEEAPERGLREEAAFKQALALHLGHDNRRSVTVLEQFIRNYFSGTLRGEAEALLGELLPPVIDELIAAEEYLQALVLVERHREILLDHRIDWDFLKRLAGAFRDMELLGRAARVYLFMLDNNREPGREQGLYLPLVRVLLERGQYESVREYARRYAREYPRGADRAEVLLIEARALKVAGRREEAAALLSAPERPAGVELDRLGGQLNFQLGRYPQAIDCLKRLVAQPAGVFSAEEHLLLAEALYRAARHAEALEHFEALRTQAQTADQAAYRCAQIHLHQGDRVLALKLLRQLVDEGSSDLWRRLGQEKIAVLAL
- the flgB gene encoding flagellar basal body rod protein FlgB; its protein translation is MSNLGIFDQTSQLLHKVLDLRQQNQQVIASNIANGNTPGYTAARFEFAEALSAAVGRNDGKMAATHARHFPLSQNNLDQVSGRVLRTPDQSGVGDGNNVSVDQEMLNMAENQLLYEAAAQMLSKKLGLLKYVAQDGR
- the flgC gene encoding flagellar basal body rod protein FlgC, with the translated sequence MDLFNSLRISSSALQAQRLRMDTISSNLANMETTRTPEGGPYQKKSVVFRPVGTSFEERLDRSLRGAVQGVRVDRILADTSEPKLVYDPSHPDADETGYVAMPNINLMDEMVDMKSASRAYEANVTVVKASKRMALKALEIGR